Proteins from a genomic interval of Clostridium sp. M62/1:
- a CDS encoding IS66 family transposase: protein MRKSICIFEEKVLAKNMVIRCGCFAHMRRYWNEALPGKSRKSSDKTPAEIGLNYCNQLFELEKEYADLDADTRKAKRLETESAIWEAYWSWLKTVKPAGGSRLAKAVTYAKNQKPYMENYLLDGRCSISNNIAENIARPYAVGRKNFLFHDTVKSARASSIIYSLVETAKLNDLNIYAYLETVLLYMPDYKNEPEGIEELMPWSDMIQQRCWIKSKS from the coding sequence TTGAGGAAGTCAATCTGCATTTTTGAGGAAAAAGTGCTTGCAAAAAACATGGTCATCCGCTGTGGCTGCTTTGCCCATATGAGGCGGTACTGGAATGAAGCGCTTCCCGGAAAATCCAGGAAGTCTTCCGATAAGACCCCTGCAGAAATCGGTTTAAACTACTGTAACCAGTTATTCGAACTGGAAAAGGAGTATGCGGATCTGGATGCCGACACCCGGAAAGCTAAGCGCCTTGAGACAGAGTCTGCCATCTGGGAGGCTTACTGGTCATGGCTTAAAACAGTGAAGCCAGCTGGCGGAAGCCGTCTGGCCAAAGCGGTGACCTATGCGAAAAACCAGAAGCCATATATGGAGAACTACCTGTTGGATGGGCGGTGCTCCATATCGAACAATATCGCAGAAAATATCGCCCGCCCCTATGCAGTAGGCCGGAAAAATTTCCTGTTCCACGATACCGTAAAAAGCGCCCGTGCCAGCTCTATCATTTACAGTTTAGTAGAAACTGCAAAACTCAACGATCTGAATATCTACGCATATCTGGAGACCGTACTGCTCTATATGCCGGACTACAAAAATGAGCCCGAAGGGATAGAAGAGCTGATGCCATGGTCTGACATGATACAGCAGAGATGTTGGATCAAATCGAAAAGTTGA
- the istB gene encoding IS21-like element helper ATPase IstB, producing MDDYRDAIASCCRQLRLSANLADNAFAIQGETHQEYLYNLLSEEIKCRKAARIGKLIHSAGFPVQHNFAAFQPDEVQFPSGVTPESLKALEFFHAGNNLVMYGSTGTGKTMLSICIGMEACRSGIPVKFFRTASLINQLSEAQERGSLAQLHKKLDKADILILDEFGYVPYNRTGAQLLFDYLSEIHEKKVIILNTNLEFSRWVNVLYDEQMTAALVGRLMHHCHLILFPGENNRLRESSINDMFTSRQKRGARNA from the coding sequence ATGGATGACTACAGAGACGCCATTGCTTCCTGCTGCAGGCAGCTGCGCCTGTCGGCCAACCTGGCTGATAATGCATTTGCCATACAGGGCGAAACCCATCAGGAATACCTGTACAACCTGTTAAGCGAGGAGATCAAATGCCGGAAAGCAGCACGCATCGGAAAGCTGATCCATTCCGCAGGTTTCCCAGTCCAGCATAACTTTGCCGCATTTCAACCTGATGAAGTGCAGTTTCCATCGGGTGTCACACCTGAAAGCCTGAAAGCGCTGGAATTTTTCCATGCAGGGAATAACCTGGTGATGTACGGCAGCACAGGCACCGGCAAGACCATGCTGTCCATCTGCATCGGGATGGAAGCATGCAGGAGCGGGATCCCTGTGAAGTTCTTCCGGACAGCCTCGCTCATCAACCAGCTTTCAGAGGCTCAGGAAAGAGGCAGCCTTGCGCAGCTTCACAAGAAGCTGGATAAGGCAGATATCCTCATTCTGGATGAATTCGGGTATGTCCCGTACAACCGGACTGGTGCCCAGCTGTTGTTTGACTATCTCTCCGAGATCCATGAAAAGAAAGTCATTATCCTTAATACAAATCTGGAGTTTTCCAGATGGGTAAATGTCCTGTATGATGAGCAGATGACCGCCGCACTTGTAGGGCGGCTGATGCACCACTGCCATCTGATACTCTTCCCCGGTGAAAACAACCGGCTGCGGGAATCCAGTATCAACGACATGTTTACTTCCCGACAGAAGAGAGGTGCCCGGAATGCCTGA
- the istA gene encoding IS21 family transposase encodes MDKVHSIRQLFYEQGKSVSAIAAETGHDRKTISKYLDMTDFNTPEPKKEDPENMCPKLDAYKPLIDQWLLDDRKAPRKQRHTAKRVFKRLLAESEGFDCSYRLVAQYVAYRKSQMHLDSKKSYLPLIHYPGEAQADFGAAQFFENSLSIEGKYLVLSFPFSNAGYLQLMYGENAKCFMEGMITMFMHLGGVPTEIWFDNTSTLVTKILKDGGRQLTDKFLRFSEHYGFRYKFMNPESGWEKGNVENKVEYSRRNFLVPPPRFMELSGYNSRLLTEADSDMDREHYHYDQTILERFGEDKKALLPLPDVAFDPARYETVLTDKWGRFTLEKGKHEYSVSPDHVCTNVWLKITSRRVQVMDMQHRPIVTHRRLYGDQKQSSMEWLPYLTAISRKPRSLFNSGIYDMMPENMQRYMKSCGSTDRGAILKVLAELTGRTGFDSALQTVNQALLYQVRDPDSLKNLYRRLYADVPELPPMPFQSGVPALEQMPVDLASYDLFLQKGGAANG; translated from the coding sequence ATGGACAAGGTTCATTCTATCAGACAGCTCTTTTATGAGCAAGGGAAAAGTGTCTCGGCTATTGCTGCTGAGACGGGGCATGACCGGAAAACGATAAGTAAGTATCTGGACATGACCGATTTTAACACACCGGAACCAAAAAAAGAGGATCCGGAAAATATGTGCCCGAAGCTGGATGCATATAAGCCATTGATTGATCAGTGGCTCCTGGATGACCGTAAGGCTCCCAGGAAGCAGCGCCATACCGCAAAAAGGGTTTTTAAGAGGCTTCTGGCAGAAAGCGAAGGCTTCGACTGCTCTTACCGGCTGGTTGCGCAGTACGTGGCCTACAGAAAATCGCAGATGCATCTTGACAGCAAAAAGTCTTATCTGCCGCTCATCCACTACCCCGGCGAGGCCCAGGCTGATTTCGGCGCCGCACAGTTCTTTGAAAACAGTTTATCCATTGAAGGAAAGTATCTGGTGCTTTCCTTCCCGTTCAGCAATGCCGGGTATCTCCAGCTGATGTATGGTGAAAATGCCAAGTGCTTCATGGAGGGCATGATCACCATGTTTATGCATCTTGGAGGCGTCCCCACGGAAATCTGGTTTGATAACACATCAACCCTTGTCACGAAGATCCTAAAGGACGGGGGCCGTCAGCTGACGGATAAGTTTCTCCGGTTCAGTGAACACTATGGGTTCCGCTATAAGTTCATGAATCCCGAATCCGGATGGGAAAAGGGAAACGTGGAGAACAAGGTTGAATACAGCCGCAGAAACTTCCTCGTGCCGCCGCCCAGGTTCATGGAACTGTCCGGATACAACAGCCGTCTCCTTACAGAGGCTGACAGTGACATGGACCGGGAGCATTACCACTACGACCAGACGATACTGGAACGCTTTGGCGAGGATAAGAAGGCGCTTCTCCCATTGCCGGATGTTGCGTTTGATCCGGCCAGATATGAGACGGTACTCACGGATAAATGGGGCAGGTTTACATTGGAGAAAGGAAAGCATGAGTATTCCGTCTCTCCAGACCACGTCTGTACGAACGTGTGGCTTAAGATCACCTCACGGCGGGTACAGGTCATGGACATGCAGCACCGCCCTATTGTGACACACAGGCGGCTCTACGGAGACCAGAAACAGTCAAGCATGGAATGGCTGCCGTATCTGACGGCTATCTCCAGGAAGCCCCGTTCCCTGTTCAACAGCGGCATCTACGATATGATGCCGGAGAACATGCAGCGGTACATGAAGAGCTGTGGCAGCACGGACCGGGGAGCTATTCTGAAAGTCCTTGCAGAGCTGACCGGGCGGACTGGATTTGACAGCGCCCTTCAGACAGTCAACCAGGCCCTTCTCTACCAGGTAAGGGATCCGGACAGCCTGAAGAATCTGTACCGGAGACTGTATGCGGATGTACCGGAGCTCCCGCCGATGCCATTCCAGAGCGGTGTCCCCGCATTGGAACAGATGCCGGTGGATCTGGCTTCCTATGACCTTTTCCTGCAGAAGGGAGGTGCCGCAAATGGATGA
- a CDS encoding IS110 family transposase, with protein MIYVGIDVAKDKHDCFITNSDGKVLFPVFTIQNNRDGFDVLFSRIQSSSSDVSNIKVGLEATGHYSYNLLGYLIDKGLHTFVINPLHTNLYRKSLSLRKTKTDKVDARTIALMLMSDVNLKSYSDTSYHNEELKSLTRYRFRKVQERAQLRQSVSRLVTILFPELEKLVPSLHIASIYALLSEFPSAGTIASCHLTHLTKRLENASKGRYSREKAIEIRNAARASIGSNMPAKSLELKHTLRLIGELDSEISEIESEIKRIMDEIHSPILTIPGIGYRMGAMILAEIGDFSRFDSPDKILAYAGASPSTYQSGQMESSYSHMEKRGSRYLRFALINATKYVCQWDETFGAYLQKKISEGKHYNVAITHAAKKLVRLIYAMEKSGKPYIKTA; from the coding sequence ATGATCTACGTTGGAATTGATGTCGCTAAGGATAAGCATGACTGCTTTATCACCAATTCAGATGGCAAAGTCCTTTTTCCGGTTTTTACCATTCAGAATAACCGGGATGGATTTGATGTTCTTTTTTCCAGGATTCAATCCTCTTCTTCAGATGTGTCCAATATAAAAGTAGGACTGGAGGCCACTGGACACTACTCTTACAACCTGCTCGGTTATCTTATTGACAAAGGTCTCCACACCTTCGTTATCAATCCGCTCCACACAAATCTTTACAGAAAAAGTCTCAGCCTTAGAAAGACGAAAACAGATAAGGTTGATGCCCGAACCATTGCTTTGATGCTCATGTCTGACGTGAACCTGAAGTCCTACTCAGATACATCATACCATAACGAGGAGTTAAAGTCACTCACCCGTTATCGTTTTCGTAAGGTTCAGGAACGCGCTCAGCTTAGACAGTCTGTTTCCAGGCTTGTTACCATTCTCTTTCCAGAATTGGAAAAACTTGTTCCTTCGCTTCATATCGCTTCTATCTACGCCCTTCTTTCCGAGTTTCCTTCTGCCGGAACGATTGCCTCCTGCCATTTGACACACCTGACGAAGCGGTTGGAAAACGCTTCAAAAGGCCGTTACAGCCGGGAGAAAGCGATTGAAATACGGAATGCTGCCAGAGCCTCCATCGGTTCCAACATGCCTGCCAAATCTCTGGAATTAAAGCACACACTCCGGCTAATTGGTGAACTGGATTCCGAAATCTCAGAAATTGAATCCGAAATCAAACGGATCATGGATGAAATCCATTCTCCCATCCTGACCATTCCAGGAATAGGCTACCGCATGGGCGCCATGATCCTGGCAGAGATTGGAGATTTCTCCCGCTTTGATTCGCCGGATAAGATCCTGGCATATGCCGGAGCTTCTCCATCTACCTATCAATCCGGGCAGATGGAATCCTCTTATTCCCACATGGAGAAACGGGGATCGCGCTATTTACGTTTTGCTCTGATCAATGCCACCAAATACGTCTGCCAATGGGATGAAACTTTCGGTGCATACCTTCAGAAGAAGATTTCTGAAGGGAAACACTACAACGTCGCCATCACCCACGCCGCAAAGAAACTTGTACGGTTAATTTACGCAATGGAAAAATCCGGCAAACCTTACATAAAAACGGCATAA
- a CDS encoding transposase family protein, which yields MEQEIIKLLDPDLECIRCKLKNQQVIFEVKSSREKVPCPYCGILSSKVHSVYQREIQDIPLQDRQTILLLNTRKMFCMNPDCSHKTFSERFDLIAPKERKTRRLVNKILKHLPN from the coding sequence ATGGAACAGGAAATCATAAAATTATTAGATCCGGATTTAGAGTGCATTCGATGCAAATTAAAAAATCAACAGGTTATATTTGAAGTTAAATCTTCAAGAGAAAAAGTACCTTGCCCTTATTGTGGGATTCTCTCATCAAAAGTGCATTCCGTCTATCAGCGTGAGATCCAGGACATTCCGCTGCAGGATCGGCAGACAATACTTTTATTAAACACCAGGAAGATGTTCTGTATGAATCCTGACTGCAGCCATAAAACATTCTCTGAAAGATTTGATTTAATTGCTCCAAAAGAGAGAAAAACCAGGCGACTGGTGAACAAGATCCTGAAACATCTTCCAAATTAA
- a CDS encoding transposase has protein sequence MPALVDKSGVTKICVDDFAFRKRYSYGTVMVDLESHRIIDLLDSRETGKVEEWLKSYPNIQVISRDGAQAYASAAANSHPRALQISDRFHLLKNLSGAVEEYMYRLFPSRLAIPAVSQNPEMQALYDTRNRTERILFARKKTL, from the coding sequence ATGCCGGCTCTTGTGGATAAATCCGGCGTCACAAAGATTTGTGTGGATGACTTTGCTTTCCGTAAGAGGTATTCCTACGGAACAGTAATGGTTGACCTGGAAAGCCATAGAATTATTGATCTCCTTGATTCCAGAGAAACCGGTAAGGTTGAGGAATGGCTGAAATCTTATCCAAATATCCAGGTTATTTCCCGCGATGGCGCACAGGCATATGCTTCTGCAGCGGCAAATTCCCATCCCAGGGCATTACAGATCAGTGATCGTTTCCATCTGCTGAAAAATCTGTCCGGCGCAGTGGAGGAATATATGTACAGGCTGTTTCCTTCCCGCCTGGCTATCCCGGCTGTTTCACAAAATCCGGAAATGCAGGCCCTGTATGATACAAGGAACCGCACAGAAAGGATACTGTTTGCCCGAAAAAAAACGCTCTGA
- a CDS encoding transposase, whose amino-acid sequence MPEKKRSEGYTVNDIALLLHSSVTTINRYLSMPEDKIPEKKENARERQHQEQILKKQAKIDEVRRLHSEGHSIDEISRITGHTRRTVKTYLKEDCPLINGHYDRRRPGKLAPYEKEIIELRSNGLTYARIHEHIAQKGYTGTIASLRVFIQKERTHQKNISPNETVPVEYIPRKTMCQLIYHELESVKGITAEQYEAAIQKYPVLGQLYTLLKEFYRIVFSRKSEELDSWMETAAELKIDELDRYINGLQNDLKAVKNAIIYPYNNGLAEGIVNKIKLTKRIMYGRNSFALLKAKLLINEYFHQIN is encoded by the coding sequence TTGCCCGAAAAAAAACGCTCTGAAGGCTATACGGTTAATGATATCGCACTTCTCCTTCATTCTTCCGTGACAACCATAAACCGGTATCTTTCGATGCCGGAAGATAAGATCCCTGAAAAGAAAGAAAACGCCCGTGAGCGGCAGCATCAGGAGCAGATTCTGAAAAAGCAGGCGAAAATCGATGAAGTCCGCAGGCTTCATTCAGAAGGCCATTCGATTGATGAGATCAGCCGTATCACCGGCCACACAAGACGGACTGTCAAAACATACCTGAAAGAGGACTGTCCGCTCATAAATGGGCACTATGACAGAAGACGGCCGGGAAAGCTGGCACCATATGAGAAGGAGATCATCGAACTGCGGTCCAATGGGCTGACTTATGCCAGGATCCATGAACATATTGCTCAGAAAGGATATACAGGCACGATTGCCTCCCTGAGAGTCTTTATTCAGAAAGAACGAACACACCAGAAAAATATTTCCCCAAATGAGACTGTCCCTGTTGAGTACATTCCCCGCAAGACCATGTGTCAGCTGATCTACCATGAACTGGAGAGTGTGAAAGGGATCACGGCAGAACAATATGAGGCAGCGATTCAAAAGTATCCTGTACTCGGCCAGTTATATACACTGCTAAAAGAATTCTACCGTATTGTATTTTCCAGAAAAAGTGAGGAACTGGATTCCTGGATGGAAACAGCAGCGGAGCTGAAGATAGATGAACTGGACCGGTATATTAATGGCCTGCAAAACGACCTGAAAGCTGTAAAAAATGCGATTATCTACCCATACAACAACGGCCTGGCTGAAGGCATTGTAAATAAAATCAAACTTACGAAACGAATTATGTATGGACGGAATAGTTTTGCTTTATTGAAAGCGAAACTACTCATAAACGAATATTTTCATCAAATCAACTAA
- a CDS encoding DUF6718 family protein: MCYLVAKDRNAHGCFALKTTHGKHLVELKRELNRAVGYKGVQIVTISRPTAYGEYAPYHFVDTEQEFQSLVKGLRP, from the coding sequence GTGTGTTATCTGGTAGCGAAAGATCGTAATGCACATGGTTGTTTTGCTCTGAAAACAACTCATGGAAAGCATCTGGTAGAATTAAAAAGGGAACTGAACAGAGCAGTTGGGTATAAGGGAGTACAGATTGTGACAATCAGCAGACCAACAGCGTATGGTGAATATGCACCGTATCATTTTGTGGATACAGAGCAGGAGTTTCAGTCACTGGTAAAAGGGCTTCGCCCATAA
- a CDS encoding type 1 fimbriae regulatory protein FimB produces MPKKNCLNCIAYCNLLPDGKCGLGFEIEEVLETSAGFSIAVHPVDVSLAGRYLGHRGALNMAQAVVWAGNLQTAQLQGLI; encoded by the coding sequence ATGCCAAAGAAAAATTGTTTAAATTGTATCGCTTATTGCAATCTGCTTCCTGATGGGAAATGCGGTCTTGGATTTGAAATTGAAGAAGTGCTGGAGACATCAGCAGGCTTCTCGATAGCCGTCCATCCGGTAGACGTGTCCTTGGCTGGCCGCTATTTAGGTCATAGGGGGGCGCTGAATATGGCGCAGGCAGTCGTCTGGGCTGGTAATCTGCAAACAGCTCAATTACAAGGTCTGATTTAA
- a CDS encoding AAA family ATPase yields the protein MNLRKITFGNFKCLYKASFEPGKVNVFIGSNGSGKSTILEGIGLLSAAMTDRVDAASLQRKGVRLSVPALYKSNFKSINRVKPTVDLSLEWDDGSSSDVYQYDVHLTTPTDTEYWKYHSEVLFQNGVKRWGRSNASSQQSNSYIGFFLIDDAINLKASRKIAEDFSAYGIFQPNTITLRGTAPDTNQTTPIGLNGGRLAEALKALIHSEDDEVYFGNLYMDDVLDMIDWAADITVASPKKSNINANVPTTRNIIEFTDRYMKETAQFTGYDASEGALYVLFMLALAMHPQGPSIFAVDSFDHALNPRLAKKMIEVFCGQILQQGKHVFLTTHNPLVLDGLDLNNDDIRLFAVDRDASGYAQIQRVKVSQELINEGQPLSRLWISGRLGGVPTLI from the coding sequence ATGAATCTGAGAAAAATAACCTTTGGAAACTTCAAATGTCTTTATAAAGCATCTTTTGAACCGGGAAAGGTTAATGTATTTATAGGATCCAACGGTTCTGGGAAATCCACTATTCTGGAAGGAATAGGTCTGTTAAGCGCGGCCATGACAGACCGCGTTGATGCTGCCAGTCTTCAGCGCAAAGGAGTTCGTCTCAGCGTTCCGGCTCTCTACAAGTCAAATTTCAAAAGCATTAATCGGGTAAAGCCTACTGTTGACCTTTCGCTGGAATGGGATGATGGCAGCAGTTCGGACGTGTATCAGTATGATGTTCACTTAACTACCCCTACTGACACTGAGTATTGGAAGTATCATTCCGAAGTATTGTTCCAAAATGGGGTAAAGCGGTGGGGGCGCAGTAACGCATCCTCCCAGCAGAGCAACAGCTACATTGGCTTTTTCCTTATTGATGATGCGATTAACCTAAAAGCCAGCCGAAAAATCGCTGAGGATTTTTCGGCATACGGTATATTTCAACCTAACACCATTACATTGCGTGGCACTGCACCTGATACGAATCAAACGACTCCGATTGGGCTGAATGGCGGCCGCCTTGCGGAAGCCCTCAAGGCATTGATTCACTCTGAGGATGATGAAGTGTATTTTGGAAATCTCTACATGGACGATGTTCTTGATATGATTGACTGGGCCGCTGATATTACAGTAGCCTCCCCAAAGAAAAGCAATATCAATGCTAATGTTCCAACCACGCGCAATATTATCGAGTTCACAGACCGCTATATGAAGGAAACAGCTCAATTTACAGGCTATGATGCAAGCGAAGGTGCTCTTTATGTCCTGTTCATGCTTGCACTGGCAATGCACCCGCAAGGCCCATCCATTTTTGCAGTAGACAGTTTTGACCATGCATTAAATCCGCGTTTGGCCAAAAAGATGATAGAGGTATTTTGCGGTCAGATTTTGCAACAAGGTAAGCACGTTTTTCTGACGACCCATAATCCGCTGGTTTTGGATGGATTGGATTTGAACAATGACGATATTCGCTTATTTGCGGTGGATCGTGATGCCAGCGGCTATGCTCAGATCCAACGGGTCAAAGTTTCTCAGGAGTTGATTAATGAAGGCCAGCCACTGTCTCGGCTCTGGATCAGTGGGCGGTTGGGGGGTGTGCCTACTCTGATATGA